A single window of Nocardia sp. NBC_01327 DNA harbors:
- a CDS encoding SGNH/GDSL hydrolase family protein, which produces MPTAESASRRSLRRLAAVAAACTTAGIATGTAHGNSPLIEAGTTYVALGSSYAAGPALEPIIDLDCLRSGADYAHLVADRFHLNLIDATCSGATSADILTNHQHGVTGRSLAPQIDAVTSDARLVTITIGGNDLGYVGALTTLSCRNTLGPNACGGKATQATAADLERVERSLAEVVDTVRAKAPDATVMLVDYLPVLDVHAETCAAVPLTPDQATALRATYTGLLAATQRAADAAGATVVRAAADESQHTACGPQPWVTGFELPNPMAGKGAPYHPNSSGMAAVADSITAILGHETTEQ; this is translated from the coding sequence ATGCCCACAGCCGAGAGTGCGAGCCGCCGAAGTCTCCGACGGCTCGCCGCGGTGGCGGCGGCGTGCACCACGGCGGGCATCGCAACCGGTACGGCACATGGCAATTCACCGCTGATCGAGGCGGGTACGACGTATGTCGCGCTGGGCAGCTCCTATGCCGCGGGTCCGGCGCTCGAACCGATCATCGACCTCGATTGCCTCCGCTCCGGGGCCGACTACGCGCATCTGGTCGCGGACCGCTTCCACCTGAACCTGATCGACGCCACCTGCAGCGGCGCCACCAGCGCCGATATCCTGACCAACCATCAGCACGGTGTCACCGGCCGTAGCCTCGCACCGCAGATCGATGCCGTCACCTCCGACGCGCGTCTGGTCACGATCACCATAGGCGGAAACGACCTCGGATATGTCGGTGCGCTGACCACACTGAGTTGCCGAAATACCCTCGGCCCCAATGCCTGTGGCGGCAAGGCCACCCAGGCCACCGCCGCGGACCTGGAGCGGGTGGAAAGGTCGCTGGCCGAGGTCGTCGATACCGTCCGAGCGAAAGCCCCGGATGCGACCGTCATGCTGGTCGACTACCTACCCGTTCTCGACGTCCATGCCGAGACCTGCGCCGCCGTGCCCCTCACCCCGGACCAGGCAACAGCCTTGCGCGCCACCTACACCGGCCTGCTCGCCGCGACCCAGCGCGCCGCCGATGCGGCAGGCGCGACTGTGGTGCGCGCCGCCGCGGACGAATCCCAGCACACCGCCTGCGGACCGCAGCCCTGGGTCACCGGTTTCGAACTCCCGAATCCGATGGCTGGCAAAGGCGCTCCGTACCACCCCAATTCCTCCGGCATGGCCGCCGTCGCGGATTCGATCACCGCAATTCTCGGCCACGAGACGACTGAGCAGTAG
- a CDS encoding alpha/beta fold hydrolase, which translates to MTSTTPVTTGFLTVPDGRLYYEVRGSGPLLALVGAPMDSGPFVPAAELLASDYTVLTPDPRGHGKSTLNDPNQDSTPELRADDLAQLITDLDAGPAIVIGSSGGAITGLALALHHPDVVSTLIAHEPPLRELLDDRDALRAEAEEIIDTYSSVDAEAGVRKFFAMTGLAMPEPVMQQMFANPRDPEAVASEAFFYKHEFRGTAGWEPDLDGLRATPTLVIVGIGDTSTDKFCDHTSRKLAAALGIEPELFPGGHGGFAEDPEAFVKRVREVLRDN; encoded by the coding sequence ATGACCTCGACCACCCCCGTGACCACCGGCTTCCTGACCGTGCCCGACGGCCGCCTCTATTACGAAGTACGCGGCAGCGGGCCGTTGCTGGCGCTGGTCGGTGCGCCGATGGATTCGGGGCCGTTCGTTCCCGCCGCGGAACTGCTCGCGTCCGACTACACGGTGCTCACCCCGGACCCGCGCGGGCACGGCAAGAGCACACTGAACGATCCGAATCAGGATTCCACCCCCGAACTGCGAGCTGATGATCTGGCGCAGCTGATCACCGATCTCGATGCGGGACCGGCGATTGTGATCGGGTCCAGCGGCGGCGCTATCACCGGTCTCGCGCTGGCTCTGCATCATCCCGACGTGGTGTCCACGCTCATCGCGCACGAGCCGCCGCTGCGTGAACTCCTCGACGATCGGGACGCCTTGCGCGCCGAGGCCGAGGAGATCATCGACACCTACAGCTCGGTCGATGCCGAAGCCGGGGTGCGAAAGTTCTTCGCCATGACCGGATTGGCCATGCCGGAGCCCGTCATGCAGCAGATGTTCGCCAACCCGCGCGATCCCGAGGCCGTCGCCTCCGAAGCGTTCTTCTACAAGCACGAATTCCGCGGCACCGCCGGCTGGGAGCCCGACCTGGACGGTCTGCGCGCGACTCCCACCCTCGTCATCGTCGGCATCGGCGACACGTCCACCGACAAGTTCTGCGATCACACCTCCCGCAAGCTCGCGGCGGCGCTGGGCATCGAACCGGAGCTGTTCCCCGGCGGCCACGGCGGCTTCGCGGAGGATCCGGAAGCTTTCGTCAAGCGGGTGCGAGAAGTACTGCGGGACAACTGA
- a CDS encoding SMP-30/gluconolactonase/LRE family protein has product MNEPEILMQGIVFGESPRWHEGQLWFSDWGANEVIALGPDGGHEVIVKIPSFPMCIDFLPDGQLLIVDSAQRQLLRRAADGSLVRHADLSTVSEQPWNDIVVDDRGYVYVNSIGFDFPAAEFAPGFVVVVTADGAVRQVADNLAFPNGMAITPDGRTLIVAESYAEQLTAYDIEPDGGLGNRRVWAATPGDHPDGICIDAENAVWYADVGNRHCVRVAEGGAILATVELDRGAFACALSRGENPYLYVVGQNWGGPEASEPTGQVVAFPAPAPGAGKP; this is encoded by the coding sequence GTGAATGAGCCCGAGATTCTTATGCAGGGAATCGTGTTCGGCGAGTCTCCGCGCTGGCACGAGGGACAACTCTGGTTCTCCGACTGGGGAGCCAACGAGGTGATCGCGCTCGGCCCGGACGGCGGGCACGAGGTGATCGTGAAGATTCCGTCGTTTCCGATGTGCATCGACTTTCTGCCGGACGGGCAATTGCTGATCGTGGACTCGGCGCAGCGACAGCTGCTGCGCCGCGCCGCCGACGGATCGCTCGTCCGGCATGCCGACCTCTCCACGGTGTCGGAGCAGCCGTGGAACGACATTGTGGTCGATGACCGGGGTTATGTGTACGTCAACAGCATCGGATTCGATTTCCCCGCAGCGGAATTCGCGCCGGGGTTTGTTGTCGTGGTCACCGCGGACGGCGCCGTTCGGCAGGTCGCCGACAACCTCGCCTTCCCGAACGGGATGGCGATCACGCCCGACGGGCGCACGCTGATCGTCGCGGAATCCTATGCGGAACAGTTGACCGCCTACGATATCGAGCCCGACGGCGGTCTCGGCAATCGCCGGGTCTGGGCGGCGACTCCGGGTGATCATCCGGACGGGATCTGTATCGATGCCGAGAATGCCGTTTGGTACGCCGATGTGGGCAATCGGCATTGTGTCCGGGTCGCCGAAGGCGGGGCGATACTGGCCACCGTCGAGCTCGACCGGGGTGCGTTCGCCTGTGCGCTCAGCCGGGGCGAGAACCCGTATCTGTATGTGGTGGGCCAGAATTGGGGTGGTCCCGAGGCCTCGGAACCCACGGGGCAGGTTGTCGCGTTCCCCGCTCCCGCGCCGGGAGCAGGAAAACCCTGA
- a CDS encoding alkene reductase gives MIENENIFTAFRLGDLQLSHRLVMAPMTRNRAEDDGTPSGLMAEYYTQRAAAGLIIAEATTPSRVGQTYPNIPALYNDAHIAGWRTVTDSVRAAGGHMFVQLQHGGRVGHPDNSGLIPVAPSPIPLPEGVHTPSGHQDAVTPKELDPAEIDSTIGDFVTAARNAIDAGFEGVEIHSANGYLLHQFLASNTNHRTDEYGGNIDNRIRFTLAVVNAVATAIGPERVGVRLSPGNTTNGIAENDTDILYPVLVAALAAQNLAYLHLVFADSTSPLFQQIRALWPGVLIANPYLGWGVPLPEDGGKRAAEALLAAGADLVSLGRSFLANPDLIDRLRSKAPLNPVRDAYLMYAGDAEGYTDYPALSEGLTDVA, from the coding sequence ATGATCGAAAACGAGAACATCTTCACCGCCTTCCGGCTCGGTGACCTGCAGCTTTCACACCGGCTGGTGATGGCCCCGATGACCCGTAATCGCGCCGAGGACGACGGTACCCCGTCAGGGCTCATGGCCGAGTACTACACCCAGCGCGCTGCTGCGGGCCTGATCATTGCCGAGGCCACCACTCCCAGCAGGGTCGGACAGACCTACCCCAACATCCCCGCCCTGTACAACGATGCACACATCGCGGGCTGGCGGACGGTCACCGACTCGGTGCGCGCGGCGGGCGGGCACATGTTCGTGCAACTCCAGCACGGCGGACGGGTCGGCCACCCCGACAACAGCGGGTTGATACCTGTAGCGCCGTCTCCGATTCCACTGCCCGAGGGCGTCCACACCCCCTCCGGGCACCAAGACGCGGTAACTCCGAAGGAACTCGACCCGGCCGAGATCGATTCCACCATCGGGGATTTCGTGACGGCTGCGCGCAATGCCATCGATGCGGGCTTCGAGGGCGTGGAAATCCACAGCGCCAACGGCTACCTGCTGCACCAGTTCCTGGCCTCCAACACCAACCACCGCACCGACGAGTACGGCGGTAATATCGACAACCGCATCCGGTTCACCCTCGCGGTCGTGAATGCTGTGGCCACTGCCATCGGACCCGAGCGGGTCGGCGTGCGGCTGTCACCGGGCAACACCACCAACGGTATTGCCGAGAACGACACCGATATTCTCTACCCGGTCCTGGTGGCGGCGCTGGCAGCACAGAATCTCGCCTACCTCCACCTCGTCTTCGCCGACTCCACCAGTCCACTGTTCCAGCAGATCCGCGCACTATGGCCGGGTGTGCTCATCGCCAACCCCTACCTGGGATGGGGAGTGCCCCTGCCCGAGGACGGCGGGAAGCGGGCAGCCGAAGCACTGCTCGCCGCAGGCGCGGATCTCGTCTCACTGGGACGGTCTTTCCTGGCCAATCCGGATTTGATCGACCGCCTGCGCAGTAAAGCCCCACTGAACCCGGTGCGCGATGCCTACCTGATGTACGCCGGCGACGCCGAGGGCTACACCGACTACCCAGCCCTCAGCGAGGGACTCACAGACGTGGCATGA
- a CDS encoding MerR family transcriptional regulator yields MRIGELARRTGVSERSLRYYGEQGLLPADRTPGGQRDYPERAVDRVIHIQELFAAGLNSRKIFEILPCMRDSDGGANERATPELVDELRAERNRIDQTISDLLRSREVLDDVIGRANERFASPVK; encoded by the coding sequence ATGCGAATCGGTGAACTGGCCCGACGTACTGGAGTGAGCGAACGATCGCTGCGGTACTACGGGGAACAGGGGCTGCTGCCCGCGGACCGAACCCCTGGCGGACAGCGGGACTATCCGGAGCGCGCTGTCGACCGGGTCATCCACATTCAGGAGTTGTTCGCGGCAGGCCTCAACAGTAGGAAGATCTTCGAGATCCTCCCCTGCATGCGCGACAGCGACGGCGGCGCGAATGAGCGCGCTACGCCCGAGCTGGTCGACGAATTGCGCGCCGAACGCAATCGCATCGACCAGACCATCAGCGACCTGCTTCGTTCCCGGGAAGTGCTCGACGACGTCATCGGCCGGGCTAACGAGCGATTCGCATCTCCGGTGAAGTAG
- a CDS encoding alpha/beta fold hydrolase, with product MSKATVTRTPAITSVQAPDGTRIGYRQIGTGPGLVLVHGAMMASKNFETLADLLAADFTVYVPDRRGRGMSGPFGPNYGIRTEIDDLAALLEETGAHYVFGLSAGATVALHAARALPQITKLALYDAPLADAEGKSPLGWLDRFEHEMNYGKTATAFVTVLKGTGDIGGVAKLPRVMLTPVIALMLRLNKGTEDDPSMRDLLPTVRYDVGMVESVVADKDFSGLRCDTLLLGGETSIGYLQDASQTLEKLLPDVRRVTLPGVGHMAALNDEKPELVAAELRSFFR from the coding sequence ATGAGCAAAGCGACAGTCACGAGAACCCCGGCGATCACCTCGGTGCAAGCCCCGGACGGCACCCGAATCGGGTACCGGCAAATCGGTACAGGTCCGGGACTCGTCCTCGTGCACGGTGCGATGATGGCCTCGAAGAACTTCGAAACCCTCGCTGATCTCCTCGCCGCGGACTTCACGGTCTACGTTCCCGATCGCCGGGGTCGCGGGATGAGCGGGCCCTTCGGTCCGAACTATGGCATCCGGACCGAAATCGATGATCTGGCAGCTCTATTGGAGGAGACCGGGGCGCACTACGTTTTCGGTCTCAGCGCGGGTGCGACGGTTGCGCTGCACGCCGCACGCGCCCTGCCGCAGATCACCAAGTTGGCCCTTTACGACGCACCGCTTGCTGATGCCGAGGGGAAGTCACCGCTCGGCTGGCTGGACCGTTTCGAGCATGAAATGAACTATGGCAAGACGGCTACGGCATTTGTCACCGTGCTCAAGGGGACCGGGGATATCGGCGGCGTCGCGAAACTCCCCAGAGTTATGTTGACACCCGTCATCGCACTGATGTTGCGACTGAACAAGGGTACCGAAGACGACCCGTCTATGCGTGATCTGCTTCCCACGGTGCGCTACGACGTCGGCATGGTCGAAAGTGTGGTCGCTGACAAGGATTTCAGCGGGTTGCGCTGTGACACCCTCCTGCTCGGTGGCGAGACGAGCATCGGCTATCTCCAGGACGCCTCGCAGACCCTCGAGAAGCTGCTGCCGGATGTTCGCCGTGTCACGCTCCCCGGTGTCGGGCATATGGCGGCACTCAATGATGAGAAGCCGGAACTGGTCGCCGCCGAGCTCCGCAGCTTCTTCCGGTGA
- the nuoN gene encoding NADH-quinone oxidoreductase subunit NuoN — protein sequence MSATPLILATASVPAPSIEYRDLAPMLIVFGVAVAGVLVEAFAPRQSRYLIQLILGLGGMGVALGAVIGLCGTNETAVVGAVAIDGVTLYLQGTILVVSILGLLFIAERRSDRQPVRKEGPGTWSLTASRGVDAFAPQAASMPGSSDEIAATRAGVATTEVFPLTLFAVAGLMLFPASNDLLTMFVALEVLSLPLYLLCGLARRQRLLSQEAALKYFLLGAFSSAFFLYGMALLYGYAGTVRLSGIADAVARDTSSSHTLAVLGVGMLAVGLLFKIGAVPFQSWVPDVYQGAPTPITGFMAAATKIAAVGAMLRVLYVAVPGLRNDWRPVLAAIAIATMVVGAVFAVTQTDMKRMLAYSSVAHAGFILTALVAANTAGVSSVLFYLAVYGLGTLGAFAVVSLVRDENGDEATALSAWAGMGRRSPWLASIFSLFLLSFAGIPLTSGFIAKFAVFEAASSGEAATLVIVGVISSAIAAFFYIRVIVLMFFTDAPTTSATVVSPTLTTTVVALTAASTLVLGIFPQPLLDLAKNAATFAH from the coding sequence GTGAGTGCTACACCCTTGATCCTCGCCACCGCGTCCGTTCCCGCGCCGAGTATCGAATATCGCGATCTCGCCCCGATGCTCATCGTATTCGGCGTCGCGGTCGCGGGTGTACTGGTGGAGGCGTTCGCGCCCAGGCAATCCCGGTACCTGATCCAACTGATCCTCGGACTCGGCGGCATGGGTGTCGCGCTCGGCGCGGTGATCGGGCTGTGCGGCACCAATGAGACCGCGGTGGTCGGGGCGGTCGCCATCGACGGTGTGACGCTGTATTTGCAGGGCACCATCCTGGTCGTCTCGATTCTCGGGCTGCTGTTCATTGCCGAGCGCCGGTCCGATCGCCAGCCGGTGCGCAAGGAGGGGCCGGGCACCTGGAGCCTCACCGCCTCGCGCGGGGTGGACGCTTTCGCTCCGCAGGCGGCGTCCATGCCGGGCAGTTCGGACGAAATCGCCGCTACCCGAGCGGGAGTCGCCACCACCGAGGTCTTCCCGCTCACGCTGTTCGCGGTGGCCGGGCTCATGCTCTTCCCGGCATCCAATGACCTGCTGACCATGTTCGTGGCGCTGGAGGTGCTGTCGCTGCCGCTGTATCTGCTGTGCGGGCTCGCTCGCCGGCAGCGATTGCTGTCGCAGGAAGCGGCATTGAAGTACTTCCTGCTGGGTGCGTTCTCGTCGGCGTTCTTCCTCTACGGAATGGCATTGCTCTACGGCTACGCCGGAACCGTGCGGCTCTCCGGGATCGCTGATGCGGTGGCCCGCGACACCAGCTCCTCGCACACCCTGGCGGTACTGGGCGTCGGCATGCTGGCCGTCGGGCTGCTCTTCAAGATCGGTGCGGTGCCGTTCCAGTCCTGGGTGCCCGATGTGTACCAGGGCGCGCCGACTCCGATCACCGGATTCATGGCTGCCGCAACCAAGATCGCGGCTGTGGGCGCCATGCTGCGGGTGCTCTACGTGGCGGTGCCGGGACTGCGCAACGACTGGCGGCCGGTGCTGGCGGCCATCGCCATTGCCACCATGGTGGTCGGCGCGGTCTTCGCCGTCACGCAGACGGATATGAAGCGCATGCTCGCGTATTCGTCGGTGGCGCACGCCGGCTTCATTCTCACGGCCCTGGTCGCCGCCAATACGGCGGGCGTCTCCTCGGTGCTGTTCTACCTCGCGGTCTACGGACTCGGAACCCTCGGCGCTTTCGCCGTGGTGAGCCTGGTGCGCGATGAGAACGGTGACGAGGCAACGGCTCTCTCGGCCTGGGCGGGAATGGGACGCCGCTCCCCCTGGCTCGCATCCATCTTCTCGCTGTTCCTGCTTTCCTTTGCCGGAATCCCGCTCACCAGCGGCTTCATCGCCAAGTTCGCGGTCTTCGAAGCCGCTTCCTCCGGCGAGGCCGCGACCCTGGTCATCGTCGGTGTCATCAGCAGCGCCATCGCGGCCTTTTTCTACATCCGCGTCATCGTCCTGATGTTCTTCACCGACGCGCCGACCACCTCGGCCACGGTCGTCTCCCCCACCCTCACCACCACGGTGGTCGCCCTGACCGCGGCATCGACCCTGGTCCTCGGCATCTTCCCGCAACCCCTGCTGGACCTCGCCAAGAACGCGGCCACTTTCGCACACTGA
- a CDS encoding NADH-quinone oxidoreductase subunit M yields MSDFPWLTMLWAVPMVGAALVLFFPAAWRSGARIFALLVSLGTLGIAIWLATQFKTGGAQYQFVESREWIPAFGAGYTLGIDGIALVLILLTAGLAPLLILAGWQDEREVGNGPRVAHYYVALMLVVEAMVLISFTALDILLFYVFFEVMLIPMYFLIGGFGPRSGDPGMRAQRSRAAVKFLLYNLFGGLIMLAAVIGLYVLTAREKLGLHGAGTFDFRVVMHAANSGQLGATPAVLNALFLGFMFAFAVKAPLWPLHTWLPDAAVAATPSSAVLMMAVVDKVGTFGMLRYCLLLFPSATATYAPFISVLAVIGIIYGALLAIGQTDVMRLIAYTSISHFGFIILGIFALTTQGGTGATLYMVNHGISTAALFLIAGFLVSRRGSRLIAAYGGVQKVAPILAGTFFISGLATLSMPGLAPFISEFLVLIGTFTRYPVAAIFAASALVLAALYVLWMYQRMMTGPVKEGNERLYDLLPREMVVVVPLIAALLFLGAYPKPVLDRIDPAVARTLDTIGQHDPAPAVKPEAAQTPSGGAHK; encoded by the coding sequence TTGAGTGACTTTCCCTGGCTGACAATGCTGTGGGCGGTGCCCATGGTGGGGGCCGCGCTCGTACTGTTCTTCCCGGCCGCCTGGCGCAGCGGGGCGCGAATCTTCGCGCTGCTGGTATCGCTGGGCACGCTCGGGATCGCCATCTGGCTGGCCACGCAGTTCAAAACCGGTGGGGCGCAGTATCAATTCGTCGAATCGCGGGAGTGGATTCCGGCCTTCGGGGCCGGATACACGCTCGGCATCGACGGCATCGCCCTGGTGCTGATCCTGCTCACCGCGGGACTGGCGCCGCTGCTCATTCTCGCCGGCTGGCAGGACGAGCGGGAGGTCGGCAACGGTCCACGGGTAGCGCACTACTACGTGGCGCTCATGCTCGTGGTGGAAGCCATGGTGCTGATCTCCTTCACCGCCTTGGACATTCTACTGTTCTACGTGTTCTTCGAGGTCATGCTCATTCCGATGTACTTCCTCATCGGAGGGTTCGGGCCGCGCAGCGGGGATCCGGGCATGCGGGCGCAGCGGTCGCGGGCGGCGGTGAAGTTCCTGCTGTACAACCTGTTCGGCGGGCTCATCATGCTGGCGGCGGTCATCGGGCTGTACGTGCTGACCGCGCGGGAGAAGCTCGGGTTGCACGGGGCCGGGACGTTCGATTTCCGGGTCGTGATGCATGCCGCCAACTCCGGGCAGCTGGGTGCGACGCCCGCGGTGCTGAACGCACTGTTCCTCGGATTCATGTTCGCGTTCGCGGTGAAAGCGCCGCTGTGGCCGTTGCACACCTGGTTGCCGGATGCGGCCGTGGCCGCGACTCCGTCCAGTGCGGTGCTCATGATGGCGGTGGTCGACAAGGTCGGGACGTTCGGCATGCTGCGCTACTGCCTGCTGCTGTTCCCCTCCGCCACAGCCACTTACGCGCCGTTCATCAGTGTGCTCGCGGTGATCGGCATCATCTACGGGGCGCTACTGGCCATCGGGCAGACCGATGTCATGCGACTGATCGCCTACACCTCGATCTCGCACTTCGGCTTCATCATCCTCGGGATCTTCGCGCTCACCACGCAGGGCGGCACCGGGGCGACGCTGTACATGGTCAATCACGGCATCTCCACTGCGGCGCTGTTCCTGATCGCCGGATTCCTGGTGTCGCGCAGGGGAAGTCGCCTCATTGCCGCGTACGGCGGGGTGCAGAAGGTCGCGCCGATTCTGGCGGGAACCTTCTTCATCTCCGGTCTGGCGACACTGTCGATGCCGGGACTCGCACCGTTCATCAGCGAATTCCTGGTGCTGATCGGCACATTCACGCGGTACCCGGTGGCGGCGATCTTCGCGGCCAGCGCCCTGGTGCTCGCGGCGCTGTATGTGCTGTGGATGTACCAGCGAATGATGACCGGGCCGGTCAAGGAGGGCAATGAGCGGCTCTACGATCTGCTCCCCCGGGAAATGGTGGTGGTCGTTCCCCTCATCGCGGCGCTGCTGTTCCTCGGCGCGTACCCGAAACCCGTTCTGGACCGCATCGATCCGGCGGTGGCACGCACGCTCGACACCATCGGACAGCATGATCCGGCGCCGGCCGTGAAACCCGAAGCCGCACAGACACCTAGCGGAGGTGCTCACAAGTGA
- the nuoL gene encoding NADH-quinone oxidoreductase subunit L, which yields MLWLLPALPLGGAVFLLMLGRISDRWGHWVGTALALGSFGVAIWAFSEMLDRSNATRAVHYNLFSWVPVTGFKVDAALQLDQLSMCFALLITGVGSLIHIYSIGYMAHDEGRRRFFAYLNLFLAAMLVLVLADNFLVLYLGWEGVGLASYLLIGFWYHKPSAATAAKKAFVVNRVGDMGLAIALMIMFATFGSIDFRTVFGAAHQASGGTLTAIGLLLLLGACGKSAQVPLQAWLGDAMEGPTPVSALIHAATMVTAGVYLIARSNPIFDLAPGAQAAVMAVGAITLLYGAIIGCAKDDIKKALAASTMSQIGYMILAAGLGPVGYAAAIMHLLTHGFFKAGLFLGAGSVMHAMDDETDMRRYGGLRKLLPITYVTFGLGYLAILGVPPFAGFWSKDRIIEAAFAHGGFGGIITGLAALAGAGITAFYMTRVMLLTFFGEKRWKEGVHPHESPASMTGPMILLAIGSVTSGALLAYGSSLQNWLAPVVGTHHGEPIIPVWAITFFALAVVAAGAWVAYDQYAAHPIPEIAPEGTALTQAARRDLYGDAFNEGAFMRPGQHLTRSLVFVDNRGIDGLVNTTAAMIGGLSGRVRRLQTGFVRSYALSMFTGAALVAAALLAVRLF from the coding sequence ATGCTGTGGCTGCTGCCGGCGCTGCCCCTCGGCGGCGCCGTATTCCTGCTGATGCTGGGACGAATCAGCGATCGGTGGGGACACTGGGTCGGCACCGCGCTGGCTCTCGGATCCTTCGGTGTGGCGATCTGGGCCTTCTCGGAGATGCTCGATCGCTCCAATGCCACTCGCGCCGTGCACTACAACCTGTTCAGCTGGGTGCCGGTCACCGGGTTCAAGGTCGATGCCGCACTGCAATTGGATCAGCTGTCGATGTGCTTCGCGCTGCTGATCACCGGTGTCGGATCGCTGATCCACATCTATTCGATCGGGTACATGGCACACGATGAGGGACGGCGGCGGTTCTTCGCCTACCTCAATCTGTTCCTGGCGGCCATGCTGGTGCTGGTGCTCGCGGACAACTTCCTGGTGCTGTACCTCGGCTGGGAAGGCGTCGGCCTGGCGTCGTATCTGCTGATCGGGTTCTGGTACCACAAGCCTTCCGCCGCAACGGCTGCCAAGAAGGCGTTCGTGGTCAACCGGGTCGGCGATATGGGTCTGGCTATCGCGCTCATGATCATGTTCGCCACCTTCGGCAGCATCGACTTCCGGACGGTGTTCGGGGCGGCGCATCAGGCGAGCGGCGGAACCCTCACTGCCATCGGGCTTCTGCTGCTGCTCGGTGCATGCGGTAAGTCGGCACAGGTGCCGCTGCAGGCCTGGCTCGGGGACGCGATGGAGGGCCCGACCCCGGTGTCGGCGCTCATCCACGCGGCCACCATGGTCACCGCCGGTGTGTATCTGATCGCGCGCTCGAATCCGATCTTCGATCTGGCGCCGGGTGCGCAGGCCGCGGTCATGGCGGTCGGTGCGATCACACTGCTCTACGGCGCGATCATCGGCTGCGCCAAGGACGACATCAAGAAGGCGCTCGCCGCGTCGACGATGAGTCAGATCGGCTACATGATTCTGGCGGCGGGCCTCGGACCGGTCGGATACGCCGCGGCCATCATGCATTTGCTGACACACGGGTTCTTCAAGGCCGGGCTGTTCCTCGGTGCGGGGTCGGTCATGCACGCCATGGACGACGAAACCGATATGCGGCGGTACGGCGGATTGCGCAAGCTGCTGCCGATCACCTACGTCACCTTCGGGCTCGGCTATCTCGCCATCCTCGGAGTGCCGCCCTTCGCGGGGTTCTGGTCCAAGGACCGGATTATCGAAGCAGCCTTCGCGCACGGCGGATTCGGCGGCATCATCACCGGACTCGCGGCACTGGCCGGCGCGGGCATCACCGCGTTCTACATGACCCGCGTCATGCTTCTCACCTTCTTCGGTGAGAAGCGCTGGAAGGAAGGGGTGCATCCGCACGAATCCCCCGCCTCCATGACCGGTCCGATGATCCTGCTGGCCATCGGTTCCGTCACCTCCGGCGCGCTGCTGGCCTACGGTTCCTCGCTGCAGAATTGGCTGGCGCCGGTGGTCGGCACGCATCACGGTGAGCCGATCATCCCGGTGTGGGCCATCACCTTCTTCGCCCTGGCCGTGGTGGCCGCGGGCGCATGGGTGGCCTACGACCAGTACGCGGCCCATCCGATTCCCGAAATCGCCCCGGAGGGAACTGCTCTCACCCAGGCGGCGCGGCGTGATCTCTACGGCGACGCGTTCAACGAGGGCGCGTTCATGCGGCCCGGTCAGCATCTGACCCGCTCGCTGGTCTTCGTCGACAATCGCGGCATCGACGGCCTGGTCAATACCACCGCCGCCATGATCGGCGGACTGTCGGGCCGAGTCCGGCGGCTGCAGACCGGTTTTGTGCGCTCCTACGCTCTGTCCATGTTCACCGGCGCGGCACTGGTGGCCGCCGCCCTGCTGGCGGTGAGGTTGTTTTGA
- the nuoK gene encoding NADH-quinone oxidoreductase subunit NuoK — protein sequence MNPDNYLYLSALLFTIGAAGVLVRRNAIVVFMCIELMLNAVNLAFVTFARLHANLDGQVFAFFTMVVAAAEVVVGLAIIMTIFRARRSTSVDDASLLRY from the coding sequence GTGAACCCGGACAACTATCTGTATCTCTCCGCCCTGCTCTTCACCATCGGCGCGGCCGGAGTGCTGGTGCGGCGCAATGCGATCGTGGTGTTCATGTGCATCGAGCTCATGCTCAATGCGGTGAACCTGGCCTTCGTCACCTTCGCCCGGCTGCACGCCAATCTGGACGGGCAGGTGTTCGCCTTCTTCACCATGGTGGTCGCGGCCGCCGAGGTCGTGGTCGGCCTGGCCATCATCATGACCATCTTCCGTGCCCGCCGCTCGACCTCGGTCGACGACGCCAGTCTGCTGCGGTACTGA